A region of the Flintibacter sp. KGMB00164 genome:
CCCACCTGATAGACCTCCATATCGCTGCCCTCGTAGGGCACCTGGGTCATCATGACAATGGTCTTACCCGCCTCCAGCCAGGACTCCATAGCCCGGGCCAGAGGACCCGACGCGCCTCCGGGCAAACCGCCCACGCCGAAGCTCTGCAAAATCACCGCCTCATACCGGTCCCGCAGGGCCTCCAGAGCGTCAGCTCCCATACCGGGGATCAGGGTCAGCAGCAGCACCCGCTCCTCCATCTCATGATAGAAGATCGGCCTGGGCCGGTACTCCAACTCGGCCAGATAGCGGATGAGCTTCCCATCCCGAATGACAGCTAGCTCGGGATAGTCCACGCTGGAAAACGCGTTAAAACTCTTGGTGCGTTCCTTCCGGGCACGGGTGCCCAGAATTACCTTGCCGTCAAAGACCAGACTCACCCCGTGGGAACCCTCCGCCGCGGCGTAGAGGAAGCTGTTGTACAGGTTGAGCCGGGCGTCGGTGTTCTCCAGACAGATGGACTTCTGAGAACCGGTGATGACGATGGGTTTTTCCGAATACTGGATGAGGTAGGACAGGGCGGCGGCGGTGTATGCCATGGTATCGGTACCGTGGGTGATCACAAAGCCGTCGTACTGGTCATAGTGCTCCTCCACTGCTCGGGCCATCTCCTGCCAGTGACGGGGAGTGATATTGGTGCTGTCCAGGTTCATCAGCTGGATGGCCTCCACCTGGCACAGCTGGCCGATGGCAGGCACATAGTTCAAAATTTCCTGGGAAGTAATGGCGGGGGTCAGTCCCTGCCCGCTGTCCTTGGAGGCGATGGTGCCTCCGGTGGCCAGCATAAGGATCTTCTTCATGAACAGTTAACCCTCCAGGAAGGTCTCTACCTCCCGGCGGGCAGAGAAATTAGCGGTGAGCTTCTGGGCCAGCAGAGAGCTGTTAAAGCCCAACGCTCCGGTGGGACAGGCGGAGACACAGGACATGCAGCTGATGCACTTATCATCCGCCCACATGAGGGTCTTCAGGTCCATGGCCTCGGTGGGGCAGGCCT
Encoded here:
- a CDS encoding asparaginase; amino-acid sequence: MKKILMLATGGTIASKDSGQGLTPAITSQEILNYVPAIGQLCQVEAIQLMNLDSTNITPRHWQEMARAVEEHYDQYDGFVITHGTDTMAYTAAALSYLIQYSEKPIVITGSQKSICLENTDARLNLYNSFLYAAAEGSHGVSLVFDGKVILGTRARKERTKSFNAFSSVDYPELAVIRDGKLIRYLAELEYRPRPIFYHEMEERVLLLTLIPGMGADALEALRDRYEAVILQSFGVGGLPGGASGPLARAMESWLEAGKTIVMMTQVPYEGSDMEVYQVGYQVKEKYQLMEAYNMTLEAATAKLMWALGQTRESGQVRQLFEQPVQFDLIR